In [Leptolyngbya] sp. PCC 7376, a genomic segment contains:
- a CDS encoding filamentous hemagglutinin N-terminal domain-containing protein: MIKIHQSSKSNVWVASISLSLISLPVSAQSILDGTTPTDVLPNQMVQGDLAEYITGGFSLNDSTIHSFSDFNVDVGQRVYFQNLVGIDNIITRVTGNNGSNIFGTLGVDGGANLFLINPNGITFGAEASLDLRGSLFATTATDIELNDGSLLNISSAAPDALLSIDPNAIFPNALRNYQGSIQSFADLTINESQSLSLVADVVEIDGSLTVPDGSIALFGNTVKLLDNADIATGDGSVELGDVASVEEKTAYVVNDGQISAQDIQVNARTLINYDSLDVSGETGGNIQTDVEYFSSSARGEILADGSAGDGGRISIQADQSILFTADSIFSAQGKNHGGHIILDVGEKRNQLLSGTIDVSGKTDIGGNVIITGDRLGIFGATIRADGMIGGGTVLVGGDYQGTGGLQRSSATTVGLDSLITANALINGDGGKVVLWSDGVTNFGGAIEAHGGELSGNGGLVEVSSLEGGHFAGIVEASAPSGKAGSLLLDPQNITIADEILKGGWSLAQTFLNPSTTDSRVVEGSSSPVALDGDNILIGSPTNDIEAQNAGSAYLFNTSGTLLQTYNNPTPAFSDRFGWDVAIDGNNVLIGELAFLGSTYLFDTEGRLLQTFNNPTADPLLSSFGKSIALDGSNVLIGSPQETSSVGSAYLFNTNGTLLQTYNNPTPEEGDRFGSFVALDNRNVIISAPFDNTGAVSAGSTYLFDTSGTLLQTYNNPTPAFLDRFGDGDIAIEGSKILIGSPYEDAGLAYLFNTSGTLLKTYNNPIPNPNFNSRFGQSVAIDGSNILIGDPAGRLDKGIGFAYLFNIKGNLLRTYNNFTSGSRRFGQSVAIDGRNILIGARSDETGGNDVGAAYLYSLDIPNLFNEEPNGSFTFDADLITNTTNTGTNLTLQANNDITINEAILSNNLSGNGGDLLFQAGRSINVNADIFTDNGSLSLTANDTLANGVVKSERAPGVANLIISSDVILDAGTGDIRLVLDDGKGLTHSDSGSVILSKTENLTQIKAQNLTVESSGSIAGTSDLIIANDATFISRLAEAGTVNILTDDEPLTIGTSSIGGNLNITTEGTVNQAIGEPLQVAGNISINGGGSDPLIKTLGDPSGEITLPNGDVIITQVGTVDLDAKTVAGNLTVNSIPEAVVGFSGIFEDVAISLLGSNSFGGTVRFQTSLDDAVTISGTPGITQNGALDVAGTAQFNADIGNINLSNPTNQFGNLGFIGNDVNITELNDSNFVSSIATGNFSFLSGGLITQSGGLDIDSNIELITTHPQAGNVELRNTLATSLSRSLIGGDFTLNSGGEITQVPGTSLQVAGALSLSPTVDLSTFNLDGLIPRVITQANGDVIITDVGQVDLAGMTVNGNLTVNSLPELLDFNSTYNGENGIILNANNAFSGNLKITTDADVIILESGIPGISQQDILNVDGTAAFNAENGIIDLNLDNNFGQLGFFGEDVSITEASGINLISSFATGNLELTANDSITQSSSIQVQGTSKFTATDSPITLNQANQFSDNISFNTSGDVIFTNTLSNTILGNSEIGGDFLITSTGDITQNAPQKNTGLTRFYVGNGDINLPDDNDFNRISIDGGNNIFLNEITDIKIEESNVTDNLTVRALGNIKTDSIFSPSGVIDLQSFAGDIDTTNGTLSTFSLGAGGRITLTADKGSVFLGDLNSSGFNFAGGDISILSPNGNIFVSGKTIGSNTFGNKRAGNVNFSGKFIQIDNESFVSVSTFSLGLGGTINIFDTEEIHLLNGSRILSRAVNDGDAGSVKFDVQRLLIQNSTDKFTGIGADTARNVSGAGGKVDINASESVIIIGNQPGAFIPDTLSFSSILAAGEVNTGISSSTLGSSNAGNINLKTRTLIVKNNAGIASAALNLTPDGGDAGSLSVTVNKFEAQGLAGLATTTIGAGDAGKLFLEANKLTLRDGAVITADTIRGASGDANDVQINVAQLNLLDGSRIGAATANEGNGALIDISATESINIAGVSPDPTIVSGIFSQALEDSTGAAGNIIIITPELRLDDRATIAASTDGSGPAGRIQINSLQTFLGDSSSIQSTTSNGLGGKIFVAGNLLQATNGGQINTSTFGANPAGDIDIQIRDNITLTGEGSGLFASTALGSTGDGGNIGIDPIRFNIFDGAAVAVDSDGSGIGGNVEIFANLLNLNKGRISTETLSTDGGNLSLNIFDYILLENNSNITATAGTAFAGGNGGNINITTPFIIAMPGEDSNILSQAFAGNGGNILIKAFELFEIAFTGADIPTRNDINVSSVFGNEGTVDLSLPELDLTSGVNELSGDLTDPSDRVASRCLGGRNISQNEFKVVNEGGHKPQPGGTYDVDQPFEDMGLAPEQLTGNTLIESTVTESAGSMIPMVSSQGWQRVPGNKIQLIRTNHQNRILPLIHTSPLCKS, translated from the coding sequence ATGATAAAAATACATCAATCTAGTAAATCCAACGTTTGGGTTGCTTCTATTTCTCTATCGTTAATATCTCTCCCAGTATCAGCACAATCTATACTTGATGGAACTACACCAACTGATGTTCTGCCGAATCAGATGGTGCAAGGAGATTTGGCGGAATATATTACCGGTGGCTTTTCGCTTAATGACAGTACAATCCATAGTTTTAGTGACTTTAATGTGGATGTCGGCCAAAGAGTTTATTTTCAGAATCTTGTTGGTATTGACAATATTATTACCCGTGTAACTGGAAATAACGGCAGTAATATTTTTGGAACTCTCGGGGTTGATGGTGGTGCGAATCTATTTCTCATTAATCCCAATGGAATTACTTTCGGAGCAGAGGCTAGTCTAGATCTCCGGGGTTCTCTTTTTGCAACTACTGCAACAGATATCGAACTAAATGATGGCAGTCTGTTAAATATTTCAAGTGCTGCACCAGATGCACTACTCAGTATTGATCCAAATGCGATCTTCCCCAATGCACTCCGTAATTATCAAGGGAGTATCCAAAGTTTTGCTGATTTAACTATCAATGAAAGTCAAAGTCTCAGTTTGGTTGCTGATGTTGTAGAGATTGATGGTTCTTTGACTGTCCCTGATGGCTCTATTGCGCTTTTCGGAAACACAGTAAAGCTACTGGATAATGCAGACATTGCTACAGGTGATGGCTCGGTTGAGTTGGGAGATGTGGCTTCTGTAGAGGAGAAGACTGCTTATGTTGTGAATGATGGGCAAATTTCTGCTCAAGATATTCAGGTTAACGCGCGGACTTTAATTAATTACGACAGTCTAGATGTATCTGGGGAAACAGGCGGAAATATTCAGACGGATGTTGAGTATTTTTCCAGTAGTGCCAGAGGTGAAATTCTCGCAGATGGTAGTGCTGGAGATGGTGGAAGAATTTCTATTCAGGCAGATCAGAGCATTTTGTTTACTGCGGATAGCATCTTCTCCGCTCAGGGAAAAAATCATGGTGGTCACATCATTCTTGATGTGGGAGAAAAAAGAAATCAACTATTATCAGGAACTATTGATGTTTCAGGGAAAACTGACATTGGTGGGAATGTCATAATCACGGGAGATCGCCTAGGTATATTTGGTGCGACGATTAGAGCAGATGGGATGATTGGTGGTGGAACAGTCTTAGTTGGCGGAGATTACCAAGGCACTGGTGGTTTACAGCGCTCTTCAGCGACAACAGTAGGGCTAGATTCTTTAATTACCGCTAATGCATTAATTAATGGTGATGGCGGTAAGGTTGTCCTTTGGTCTGATGGTGTAACAAACTTTGGAGGAGCTATTGAAGCCCATGGGGGAGAACTCAGTGGTAACGGTGGTTTAGTTGAGGTTTCTAGTTTGGAGGGAGGGCATTTTGCCGGGATTGTAGAGGCCTCAGCTCCTAGTGGAAAAGCTGGCAGTCTTCTATTAGATCCCCAAAATATCACCATTGCCGATGAAATACTGAAGGGAGGCTGGAGCCTTGCTCAAACTTTCCTTAATCCTTCCACCACAGATAGTAGAGTGGTGGAGGGGTCTTCCTCACCTGTAGCGCTTGATGGTGACAATATTCTTATTGGTTCTCCTACCAATGATATTGAGGCACAAAATGCAGGTTCTGCCTATCTTTTTAATACCAGTGGTACTTTACTTCAAACATATAATAATCCCACCCCTGCTTTTTCTGATCGGTTTGGTTGGGATGTGGCAATCGATGGAAATAATGTCCTTATTGGAGAATTAGCCTTCCTAGGTTCTACCTATCTCTTTGATACCGAAGGGAGGTTGTTGCAAACATTTAATAACCCTACTGCTGATCCTCTTTTGAGCTCTTTTGGCAAGTCCATAGCACTCGATGGCAGCAATGTCCTCATTGGTTCTCCTCAAGAAACATCTTCTGTGGGTTCTGCTTATCTCTTTAACACAAACGGTACTTTACTCCAAACCTACAATAATCCCACTCCAGAAGAAGGAGATCGTTTTGGTTCATTTGTGGCGCTCGATAACCGTAATGTCATTATTTCGGCTCCTTTTGATAATACAGGGGCAGTCAGTGCGGGTTCTACCTATCTTTTTGATACCAGTGGTACTTTACTACAAACATACAATAATCCCACCCCTGCTTTTTTAGATCGGTTTGGTGATGGAGATATAGCAATCGAGGGCAGCAAAATCCTTATTGGTTCTCCTTATGAGGATGCAGGTTTGGCTTATCTCTTTAATACCAGTGGTACCTTGCTAAAAACCTATAATAATCCTATCCCTAATCCTAATTTTAATAGCAGGTTTGGCCAGTCTGTGGCAATTGATGGTAGCAATATTCTCATTGGTGATCCAGCAGGAAGATTAGATAAGGGTATTGGCTTTGCCTATCTCTTTAATATCAAGGGCAACTTACTACGAACATACAATAATTTCACCTCTGGTAGTCGTAGGTTTGGTCAGTCTGTGGCCATCGATGGCAGGAATATTCTTATTGGTGCTCGTTCCGATGAAACGGGGGGAAATGATGTTGGAGCAGCTTATCTTTATAGCTTAGACATTCCCAATCTCTTCAACGAAGAACCCAATGGTAGCTTTACCTTTGATGCTGACTTAATCACGAATACAACTAATACTGGTACCAATCTCACTCTTCAAGCTAATAATGACATCACCATAAATGAAGCCATTCTCAGCAATAATCTAAGTGGTAATGGCGGGGATCTTCTCTTCCAAGCTGGTCGCAGTATTAATGTCAATGCCGATATTTTTACCGATAATGGCTCTCTGAGTCTGACAGCTAATGATACTCTTGCTAATGGTGTTGTTAAGTCAGAGCGAGCTCCTGGGGTCGCCAATCTCATCATTTCAAGCGATGTTATTCTCGATGCAGGCACAGGAGATATCCGTCTAGTTTTAGACGATGGAAAAGGCTTAACTCATAGCGATAGTGGCTCTGTTATCCTCAGCAAAACAGAAAACCTTACCCAGATTAAAGCCCAAAATTTAACTGTTGAATCCAGTGGTTCAATCGCCGGCACCAGTGACTTAATTATCGCGAATGATGCCACATTTATTTCTCGTTTAGCTGAAGCCGGTACAGTCAATATCCTGACGGATGATGAGCCTCTCACTATTGGGACTTCCTCCATTGGCGGCAATCTCAATATCACTACAGAAGGAACAGTCAATCAGGCTATTGGCGAACCTCTCCAAGTTGCAGGAAATATTTCCATTAATGGAGGTGGTAGCGATCCTCTCATCAAAACTCTTGGCGATCCTTCTGGAGAAATCACTTTGCCCAATGGTGATGTCATTATCACTCAGGTTGGGACAGTGGATCTTGATGCCAAAACAGTAGCTGGCAACCTCACAGTTAATAGTATTCCAGAAGCAGTAGTAGGCTTTTCTGGCATCTTCGAAGATGTCGCCATTAGCTTGCTTGGCAGTAATTCATTTGGAGGCACAGTTCGTTTCCAAACATCCCTTGATGATGCGGTCACCATCTCCGGCACACCTGGTATCACCCAAAATGGTGCACTAGATGTTGCTGGCACAGCTCAATTCAATGCTGATATAGGCAACATCAACCTGAGTAATCCTACCAACCAATTCGGCAATCTGGGTTTTATTGGCAATGACGTTAATATTACTGAACTAAACGACAGCAATTTTGTCAGCTCCATAGCAACCGGCAATTTCTCCTTTCTTTCCGGTGGTCTGATTACCCAATCTGGCGGTCTCGATATTGATAGCAATATAGAGCTGATAACCACCCATCCCCAAGCAGGCAATGTTGAACTAAGAAACACTCTTGCTACATCTCTTAGTCGATCTCTAATCGGTGGTGACTTCACCCTCAATTCTGGCGGCGAAATCACCCAAGTTCCTGGTACATCTCTGCAAGTAGCAGGGGCACTTAGCCTTTCTCCAACAGTTGATCTAAGTACTTTTAATCTTGATGGTCTGATACCACGAGTTATCACCCAAGCCAATGGTGACGTAATTATTACTGATGTCGGACAAGTCGATCTTGCAGGTATGACTGTCAATGGTAATTTAACTGTTAATAGCCTTCCTGAACTATTAGATTTCAACAGTACTTACAATGGCGAAAATGGCATTATCTTAAATGCAAATAATGCCTTCAGTGGAAACTTAAAAATCACCACAGATGCCGATGTGATCATTTTAGAATCTGGGATTCCGGGTATAAGCCAACAAGACATTTTAAACGTTGATGGAACAGCAGCTTTTAATGCTGAAAATGGCATTATTGATCTCAATCTAGACAATAACTTTGGTCAGCTCGGTTTCTTTGGAGAAGATGTTTCTATCACTGAAGCTAGTGGGATAAATCTGATTTCATCCTTCGCCACTGGAAACTTAGAACTTACCGCCAATGACTCAATTACCCAGAGCAGTAGTATTCAAGTACAAGGCACATCCAAATTTACCGCAACTGATTCTCCGATTACTTTAAATCAAGCGAATCAATTTTCAGACAATATTAGCTTCAATACAAGTGGTGACGTGATTTTCACCAACACATTGAGTAATACCATACTTGGCAATAGCGAGATTGGTGGAGACTTTTTAATTACTTCGACTGGAGATATAACTCAAAATGCACCACAAAAAAACACAGGTTTAACACGTTTTTATGTTGGTAATGGTGACATCAATTTACCTGATGACAATGATTTTAACCGTATCAGCATTGATGGCGGTAATAATATCTTTCTCAATGAAATTACGGATATCAAAATTGAAGAATCAAATGTGACGGATAATCTCACTGTCCGTGCGCTCGGCAATATTAAAACAGATAGCATCTTTAGCCCTAGTGGTGTAATTGATTTACAGAGCTTTGCTGGTGATATCGATACGACAAATGGAACTTTAAGTACCTTTTCTCTAGGAGCAGGCGGTAGAATCACGCTTACTGCGGATAAAGGCAGTGTTTTTCTTGGTGATCTTAATTCTAGTGGTTTTAATTTTGCTGGTGGCGACATCAGCATTCTAAGCCCCAACGGTAATATTTTTGTTTCAGGAAAAACTATTGGGAGTAATACTTTTGGAAATAAACGAGCAGGAAATGTTAACTTTAGTGGAAAATTCATCCAGATAGATAACGAAAGTTTTGTCTCAGTAAGTACTTTTAGTCTTGGCTTGGGCGGAACTATTAATATTTTTGACACTGAAGAAATCCATCTTTTAAATGGTTCTCGTATCCTTTCCCGCGCAGTGAATGACGGTGATGCGGGAAGCGTGAAATTTGATGTACAAAGGCTTTTAATTCAAAACAGTACCGATAAATTTACGGGTATTGGCGCAGATACAGCCCGGAATGTCAGTGGTGCTGGTGGCAAAGTGGATATTAATGCCTCTGAATCAGTCATCATTATTGGGAATCAACCTGGAGCTTTCATACCAGACACGCTCAGCTTTAGTAGTATCCTTGCAGCTGGAGAAGTCAATACTGGTATTTCATCTTCAACTTTAGGAAGTAGTAATGCAGGAAATATCAATCTAAAAACACGCACTCTCATCGTCAAAAATAATGCAGGGATTGCGTCTGCTGCACTCAATCTCACTCCTGATGGCGGAGATGCTGGCTCACTGAGTGTGACAGTCAACAAATTTGAAGCTCAAGGATTAGCAGGATTAGCAACAACAACTATTGGGGCTGGGGATGCAGGGAAATTGTTTTTAGAAGCCAATAAACTAACACTGCGAGATGGAGCTGTTATTACGGCTGATACAATCAGAGGGGCATCCGGTGATGCTAACGATGTACAAATCAATGTTGCTCAGCTGAATCTTCTTGATGGTTCACGTATTGGAGCTGCCACAGCGAACGAAGGAAATGGCGCATTGATTGATATTTCCGCAACAGAATCTATCAACATTGCAGGCGTTTCACCAGATCCGACTATTGTCAGTGGTATTTTTTCGCAAGCATTGGAAGATTCAACAGGTGCAGCTGGAAATATCATCATCATAACGCCAGAACTCAGATTAGATGATCGTGCCACTATTGCGGCTTCTACTGATGGCTCAGGCCCTGCTGGAAGAATTCAAATAAACTCTTTACAAACATTTCTAGGCGACAGCTCCAGCATCCAATCAACTACATCTAATGGTCTTGGCGGCAAAATCTTTGTCGCTGGCAATCTTTTACAAGCTACTAATGGTGGCCAAATTAATACATCCACTTTTGGCGCTAACCCTGCAGGTGATATCGATATTCAGATCCGCGACAACATTACCCTTACTGGTGAAGGTAGCGGACTTTTTGCGAGTACAGCCCTTGGTTCGACTGGCGATGGTGGCAACATTGGCATTGATCCAATTCGCTTCAATATCTTTGATGGGGCGGCGGTTGCTGTCGATAGTGATGGTTCAGGTATTGGAGGGAATGTAGAAATCTTTGCTAATCTACTCAACCTGAATAAAGGGCGCATATCCACTGAAACCCTCAGTACTGATGGCGGTAACCTTTCTCTCAATATTTTTGACTACATTCTTCTGGAAAATAATAGTAATATCACCGCTACAGCAGGCACGGCTTTTGCAGGTGGGAATGGCGGCAATATCAATATCACCACTCCTTTCATCATTGCTATGCCTGGAGAAGATAGCAATATTCTCTCCCAAGCCTTTGCCGGAAACGGAGGCAATATTCTCATTAAAGCCTTTGAACTCTTTGAAATTGCTTTTACTGGAGCCGATATTCCGACTCGCAATGACATCAACGTTTCTTCTGTCTTTGGAAATGAAGGAACAGTCGACCTATCTCTACCAGAATTAGATCTAACTTCTGGGGTAAACGAATTATCAGGAGATTTGACTGACCCATCAGATAGAGTAGCTAGTCGCTGCTTGGGTGGAAGGAATATTAGTCAAAATGAATTCAAGGTAGTGAATGAAGGTGGCCATAAACCACAACCGGGAGGGACATATGATGTGGATCAACCCTTCGAGGATATGGGGCTAGCTCCTGAACAACTAACTGGAAATACATTAATCGAATCTACAGTTACAGAATCAGCAGGTTCCATGATTCCCATGGTTTCTTCCCAAGGTTGGCAACGCGTTCCGGGCAATAAAATTCAGTTAATTAGAACCAATCATCAAAACAGAATATTACCTCTCATTCATACTTCACCTCTCTGCAAATCTTAA
- a CDS encoding DUF928 domain-containing protein: MKKNLLLSSFNCSTKANLLLGLVIIWSSLSVDVFFNRSFSAFATSLDSEEKSETPTPPPNNGAPDNTVAGGSRGECTEDSTPIALAPRRGTGAVMSEGSTKLYFFIPQGADLESSNATEKEKDTLTFSFTDVLTGESLSETKVEADTPSLLTIDLALLDTPISLETNRRYRWNLTLECETTKEVDKQPSVSGSIQKREFDAVLISESEKLALSERPIFFSNNWLQYDAITALIEWVKADPTDPEIKEVWRYLLPDIPFELVKPGFENDSDNQEIMP, from the coding sequence ATGAAAAAAAATCTTCTTTTATCAAGCTTCAATTGCTCTACTAAGGCAAACCTACTTTTAGGTTTAGTGATCATCTGGAGCAGCTTATCAGTTGATGTTTTTTTCAATAGAAGCTTTAGTGCGTTTGCGACTAGCCTTGATTCTGAGGAAAAATCAGAGACACCGACACCACCACCTAATAACGGGGCTCCAGATAACACAGTTGCTGGAGGATCTCGTGGCGAGTGCACAGAAGACTCAACTCCTATCGCTCTGGCTCCCCGGAGAGGAACAGGAGCAGTTATGTCAGAAGGTTCAACAAAACTATATTTCTTTATTCCTCAAGGGGCTGATTTAGAAAGTAGCAACGCCACCGAGAAGGAAAAAGATACATTGACGTTTAGTTTCACTGATGTTTTAACTGGCGAGTCTCTATCTGAGACCAAAGTGGAGGCAGATACGCCATCATTATTGACAATTGATTTAGCTCTTTTAGATACACCAATTTCATTGGAAACAAATCGAAGATACAGGTGGAATTTGACTTTAGAGTGTGAGACCACCAAGGAAGTTGACAAGCAACCTAGTGTATCTGGATCTATCCAAAAGAGAGAATTTGATGCAGTTCTAATATCAGAGTCAGAGAAACTCGCGCTTTCAGAACGTCCGATATTTTTCTCAAATAATTGGTTGCAGTATGACGCAATCACTGCACTTATCGAGTGGGTTAAAGCTGATCCGACTGACCCAGAGATCAAAGAAGTATGGAGATATTTATTGCCTGATATACCTTTTGAGCTAGTTAAGCCAGGGTTCGAAAATGACTCTGATAATCAAGAAATTATGCCTTAG
- a CDS encoding CHAT domain-containing protein, giving the protein MTAAELLTQGRQQYQSGQYSAASNSLKQAILLSDNEPLLKATALSNLALAEKQTGNWTTAQSAVDNAKKLLVNLEPDPTIIRVLAQIWNTQGTIYLEQGKFDFSLDAFRQEEKLYASLPSSQDRKKSLIRNQINQIKALQSLGLFQSVKEKLEDLEEDLIQETDYYFAAEALRNLGNTQATIGRLADAEESLKLSLERATTTKSSLQIGKSRLSLGRVRHAMWKSGNSGNEKELPGLEALVEKDYLAVISRELPEPIRVKGLVNLLLFCFDTTICIKNPQDIQAEITEILPHLALSRFSINTQIQFAELLYELPVEQLYDSQNIKSKESQQQKVIYWLRKALVQARQLEDQRSESYALGILGQIYQEAGQTKKAKQLFQRAIDLGKLSDSDDITYKWQWKQGQTLKQEGNIPQAIEAYEGAIATLKNMRGDIAILDPETRFNFSQSIEPIYRETVSLTLQSIDSSDSEEEEQIHLKRAKELIESLQVTELVDFFQADCIAESQIIIDEKLENNEVLIYPILVDDRMEILLSRKDENIVRKTVYLNAKDINDIAKQFQNALSHPDNRKQAARGNGITQSTWEVPDFLPLAQELYSVLIEPVEETLNATGTETIIFVLDGTLRNIPMAALHDGEKYLVENYAVVISPSLKLLNPEPLASKDIQAVVGALSEGRFEFPPIPAVEAEVEQIKQQVDSEVLLNQNFLDENLERTVGTVPFPIVHLATHGQFSSRREDTFLLAWNRKIGIEQLTELLRDSELERGVPIELLILSACETAKGDTRAALGLAGIAVQAGARSTIASLWKVNDVATSVLMGQLYEELGNKGISRASALQKAQLELLYEPTGRYAHPYFWSPFVLVGNWL; this is encoded by the coding sequence TTGACTGCAGCAGAATTATTAACCCAAGGAAGACAGCAATATCAGTCAGGTCAATATAGTGCGGCAAGTAATAGCTTGAAGCAAGCTATTTTACTGTCAGATAATGAGCCGCTATTGAAAGCAACTGCGCTTTCTAATTTAGCCTTAGCTGAAAAACAAACTGGTAATTGGACTACGGCCCAAAGCGCAGTGGATAATGCGAAAAAACTTCTTGTAAATCTTGAACCTGATCCAACAATCATTCGTGTTTTAGCCCAAATATGGAATACTCAGGGCACCATATATTTAGAACAGGGTAAATTTGATTTCTCTTTAGATGCTTTTAGGCAAGAAGAGAAACTATATGCATCTCTGCCTTCAAGTCAAGATAGGAAAAAAAGTCTGATCCGTAATCAAATTAATCAAATAAAAGCATTGCAATCGCTCGGTCTGTTCCAATCAGTCAAAGAAAAGCTAGAAGATTTAGAAGAAGATTTAATTCAGGAAACAGATTATTACTTTGCCGCAGAAGCATTACGTAACTTAGGGAATACTCAGGCAACAATTGGTCGATTAGCAGATGCAGAAGAGAGTCTAAAGCTCAGCTTGGAAAGGGCTACTACCACAAAGTCCTCTCTACAAATTGGCAAATCTAGGTTAAGTCTAGGTAGGGTGCGCCATGCAATGTGGAAATCGGGCAATAGTGGCAATGAAAAGGAACTCCCAGGCCTCGAGGCACTTGTAGAGAAAGATTATCTAGCTGTAATAAGTCGTGAGCTTCCAGAGCCTATTAGAGTTAAGGGATTAGTGAACTTACTACTATTTTGCTTTGATACAACAATTTGTATTAAAAATCCCCAAGATATACAAGCTGAAATTACAGAAATTTTGCCGCATTTAGCATTGAGTCGTTTTAGCATTAATACACAAATTCAATTTGCAGAATTACTTTATGAACTCCCAGTAGAGCAACTTTATGACTCACAAAACATCAAAAGTAAAGAGTCACAACAACAGAAAGTAATTTATTGGTTAAGGAAGGCGCTTGTTCAAGCTCGTCAGTTAGAAGATCAACGTTCTGAATCTTATGCACTGGGGATTCTTGGGCAGATTTATCAGGAAGCAGGCCAAACGAAAAAGGCAAAACAATTATTTCAGAGAGCCATTGATTTAGGAAAGTTGAGTGACTCTGACGATATCACTTATAAATGGCAATGGAAACAGGGCCAAACTTTAAAACAAGAAGGCAATATACCCCAAGCAATAGAAGCTTATGAGGGGGCAATCGCAACATTAAAAAATATGCGAGGAGATATTGCTATTCTCGATCCGGAGACACGTTTTAACTTTAGTCAGAGCATCGAACCTATTTATCGGGAAACAGTCAGTCTAACGCTTCAGTCAATTGATTCATCAGATTCTGAAGAAGAAGAACAAATACATCTCAAACGAGCCAAAGAATTAATCGAATCCCTTCAGGTCACTGAACTGGTAGATTTTTTTCAAGCAGATTGTATTGCTGAATCTCAAATTATTATCGATGAAAAATTAGAAAATAATGAAGTACTAATTTATCCGATTCTTGTGGATGACCGCATGGAAATATTGCTCAGTCGCAAAGACGAGAATATAGTCAGAAAGACTGTTTATCTGAATGCTAAAGACATTAACGATATTGCTAAGCAATTTCAAAATGCTTTGTCCCACCCTGACAACAGAAAACAAGCAGCAAGAGGTAATGGCATAACTCAATCAACTTGGGAAGTTCCTGACTTTCTACCTTTGGCACAAGAACTTTATTCCGTATTAATTGAGCCTGTGGAAGAAACATTAAATGCAACTGGTACCGAGACGATTATTTTTGTCCTCGATGGTACTCTGCGGAATATCCCAATGGCAGCTCTTCATGATGGTGAGAAGTATTTGGTGGAAAATTATGCTGTGGTTATTTCGCCTAGTTTAAAGCTTCTAAATCCTGAACCATTAGCTAGCAAAGATATTCAGGCAGTAGTGGGAGCCTTATCTGAAGGACGTTTTGAGTTTCCTCCGATACCAGCAGTAGAAGCTGAAGTAGAACAAATCAAGCAACAGGTAGATTCAGAAGTATTACTGAACCAAAATTTTCTTGACGAGAATTTAGAGAGAACAGTAGGTACAGTTCCATTCCCAATTGTGCATCTTGCGACCCATGGCCAATTTAGTTCCCGTAGAGAAGATACTTTTCTACTAGCTTGGAATAGAAAAATTGGAATTGAACAACTCACCGAGCTACTGCGTGATAGTGAATTAGAAAGAGGAGTACCAATAGAACTATTGATCCTAAGTGCTTGCGAAACAGCGAAAGGAGATACTCGGGCAGCTTTGGGTTTAGCTGGGATTGCTGTTCAAGCTGGTGCTCGAAGTACCATTGCATCTCTATGGAAGGTAAATGATGTCGCCACATCTGTACTAATGGGTCAACTTTATGAAGAGTTAGGAAATAAAGGGATTAGTAGAGCTTCCGCACTTCAGAAAGCACAACTCGAATTACTTTATGAGCCGACTGGTAGATATGCTCATCCCTATTTCTGGTCACCATTTGTCCTTGTGGGCAATTGGTTGTGA